The Primulina huaijiensis isolate GDHJ02 chromosome 9, ASM1229523v2, whole genome shotgun sequence genomic interval cggtacgatatcgtAATTTCGGTACGATATACCATATAAGATTTTTGATATAGTACGATACGATATACGACCGCTAACTAAAATCATCAATCATGCGGGTCGAACTTCAATCAACCATCCACCATAGATTTTGTGTCCAAATGATTGGAGAGGAGTTGtcctcatttctttcatcatgttatattttatttactatataaattaaaatcaaatatgaatttatatttgaaaCTTTATTTCAGAAAGAGCCTTCACTAGGTTTTTcgctttttataaaaaaaaattattacttttattataaatatgaatagaTTTGATCAGTTTCATGAATAAAGatctatgagaccgtctcacaagagatctacctTTTATGAATTATGCATTTAGGGTCGCCTTTCTCAAAGGAAATACGTTTATCCCACTTCGCACAAGTGCTGGTTGTTTATAATTATAAGTCTCGAACTCGagatttgtttgtttgtttttttatcgAGATATTAATGTTATTAGGCCAATAGACTTGTGAGTTGTGATAAACGGTCTTATAAttctttttaatttggaaaagttTTTTATAACTTAAAATATCGTCGTAAACTTAAAATCTTGATTGTAGTAAATGATTGGCAAAGTGCCTTCACTTGATGTTAGCTAACATTTGTCAAAAAGCGCAATAATTGCAATAAGGTAATTTGTACACCGTACAACATACTATTTATGTGATTGTTCTCTCTCTGTCTAGATTGGATAGAGTTCCAGAAAGAATACAGCTGTGAGACAACCAAGCCAATTTACTctatttaaatttatcatatccATCGGATACAGAAATAGGGATGTCAACTTTTTCTACGGATTTGAGATCTCGTAGGAAAAACTCGAAATGGAGATGTGGATCTTCGATTTTTTCAAGTTTGAGTTcggagattttttttaaatccccaATGTAGTCGGGACGGATATGGGATTATTATCCCAATCCCTGAACATgtcccgaaaataatatcaataataaaataatagtattattagtataataatattattattttttaaaatattaataataatattattattaatattgatattaatattaatattaatattaacattaacactaataataatagataataataagttttgatttgagaaaatctCCGAATCCATCATCGTAttgccatattaatatttttgaaatggaTATGGGGGCGGGGATGGGAAGTTGATCCCCGCAGTTTCGGGTTTTGGGattccccgaacccgaaaaagcgGGGATCGAGGCGGGTATGGTGGTGGGGATGAAATTCGAGGACGGCGATGGAGATGACAAACCCGCCCCCGCGCATTGCCATCCCTATACAGTTTTAATTTATGTACTACTTATGTTCACATgtgtttttttctaaaaaaaaatattgaaaatttgaaactaatatatgatatgagtaagtctcttgtgagatggtctcacgaatctttatctgtcaGAAAGGtcaccctaccgatattcacataaaaaataatattcttagcataaaaagtaatactatttcatggatgacccaaataagagagatcagtctcacaaaatacgacccgtgagactgtctcacacaagtttttgccagaTGATATTTGAATAGTgaatattttagattttatataaaaatataaaattttgagtatAGAATTAAAACAACTATATTATATCCAACACTTGTTTTTGTACTCAAATATCGCATATTAGTACTAGATCCTAAAGAGTTGATACTGAAATATCATACATAATGCCacttttttaatgttttgtactGATTTTCATTGGAAAAAAGACATGCATAAGTAATATCAATAACTGTTATACACGTTTGCataatcaaaaatcatatattagtatcaaatatgaaatattttgtactcaatatcatacattagtgctatattttaaatgaatttgcaccgatttttatttgagaaaagACGTGTCATTAATACTACTTGTGCATGTTCGAGTactcaaaatcatatattagtgtcAGATCTGAAACATTTTATAAtcaaatatcataaattatattatcatatttttaatgttttataccAAATTTAATCTTATAAAATAATTCGAGACTCAAGGAGTgtaaaaccaatttttttttgtgcgAATCAAAGACTAGAGAAAACTTGTTGATCTAACAATGTCTGGACACGAATATAACAATGTTTTtggagattattattattattattattattattataaaatgagGATTTCTGAAGAGGGGACCCTACAGAATTTCAGGGATATACGACGCTCATTTAGTgatgtttaatttaattgactTTGTCGTTGGAACATGTCtttattgaaaaagaaaattatatataattttttgaaagggtattgaaaatattttttaagagacttcaaaatatatataatgtgaGATCAGACTTGTAGCCTAGTGGTCTCACCTCCTGCCAGAATAGCCGGTTTCTCCGGTTCGATTCCCCATTCACTCGTGAGttgtaattaaatatatatatatatatatatatatatcatgtggtTCACCTCCAACAACTATTATGTACTTTTTTTGGTGAGTGAATTGGGTCAAAAGGTCCTCCAAAACAATCTGCAATTTGCTTCTTCTTTCTACACTAATTATATCTCATCGACCAATTTAAAGctattattaatatttgtaGGTGAATAGGCCACAATGCCAGCCTGCATCGGTGCCTACAGAATTTGTTCACTTGCATGCATGCACTTTCCATCTACTCTCTCTCTCTTATTGGCTTTTCTATctacataaatttatatattttaaaattcaaatttataaatatatcttCTATAAATAGGGTTCTTGTATCTCATTCAACAATCAAATTCCAATAAATAAAACTCAATATTCGAATAAAGTTTATGGTTTCCATGGCTGTTTCCAAAGCTCTTATTGCCTTAATCCTTTTATGCTTTCTTCTTGTCCATCAAGTTCAATCACAAGGGGTAGCTAACTCATGATGCCATTTTTGTATGATTCAGTTTCTTGATAAGTCGATGTCTTTAACTTATaggtaattaataatattatcgtTGCAATCTTCTTGCAGATCACTAGCAATGGAGGTGTAGCAAGTTCCAACATTCCAGGAATAAGTAATATATCATTCTCTTCTCTCTTACCTCTTGCCCGGAAATAACAGTTTCATCTCGTGTCGTGGTTGTGCGGTCTTGGACTTGCAAGTACATTATATGTAGACAGTTTTCTATTAAATTTTCTCAAATTGTAAGGTTCAAAATTTTCTAGTTGAGCCTAAGTAATGGTAGACTCGGTTTACGTTTGGCTATATTTGGGCTAGCATGCTGCAAGTGAGTTGAGCTGCTAAGccaaaattcaatatatatgatattggttAAGAGTCCGAGTACAAGTCGAGCACGAGTAGCAACTCTAGCATGATAACTATGGTGTGTGTGCAGATTTTAGATAAGTGGGAAGCCCCTGATCGTGACATTCTTCTTTGCTCTATTCATACATCTAACTATGGTGTGTGTGCGGATTGTGGTGAAGCTTGTGCAGCTCGGTGCCAACTATCGAAAAGGCCAAATCTATGTCGAAGAATATGTGGGACGTGCTGCTTCCGGTGCAACTGCGTGCCACCGGGGACTTATGGAAATTTTGCAGCCTGCCCTTGCTACGCTAGTCTCACTACTCGGAACAACAAACGCAAATGCCCATAAATTACAATAGGAATCTGTTTATTTCTTTCTTATCTCCAGCAGAGTCCATTTATCAGCTGGCATAAATGGATTCTTGAATAACAGTATGTTTTAAAGATCTGTACAAGTATTCTTGTGCTGAGCTACCTTCGTCCTGGTTCTATTTTCGGTTTGCTCGTGGAGGCCTCTTAATTATGttcttttaaattatgtttGACACTAAAAATACTGTTTGGTACAGTAATAATTCTCTTCCTGTTAATCTtgccttgttcttattttcacGTTCTAATGGGAAGGGCGAGATTCTACTCTATCAGAGACCCTGATTAAATCTAGCAACTTGTAGGTAATTTAAAATAGTTCACAAGAAAATATACTGGTTTACAAAGAGCTAAAACATAACACTTGCTAATACATTTAATAATAGAAACAAAACAAGTATGAAACTACATACATATCACCCCATTTCTTGTTTCCTTCAGCAGATTTCAAGCTTTTACACAGCTCACACAGTGAGATTTTTTGTAAGAATCCCCTCAAATGTGATTCCAGGGCCAAAAGCCAAGATCAATCCCCATTTGTTATCcccattttcttcttctttcttaaCATTTTTGGCCTCTTCTAACATATACTCCAGCACATAGACAATTGTATTGCTACTAGCATTTCCATAATCTGCCAGAGCCCTTCTACTGGAATTCAGTTTGTCTGGAAAAAGCTCCAACTTCTTCTCCAACCGATTTAAAATCGCCGGTCCTCCCGGATGAACGGCCCAAAACAATTTGTTGTAGTCTTTTTCAGAAAATCCAGCAAATCCCATCAGTTCGATACAGAAATcttgaatattatcttcaattATCTGAGGGAGCTCCCTTTCCAGCTTGAAACTTATGCCTTCTTCCGTGAGTCTCCCATCAATAACCTTCTCTGTATCTGGTAGAAAATGTTGCATCGATGTATGAAGTTCAAAAAGTGGTTTTTCGAGATTTAGAGTTGGGTTCGAGCCGATGATCATGGCTCCGGCCCCATCACCAAACAAAGCAACTCCAACCAAATCATATGGCCTTTCGGCACTTGGTGGCTTGTATCCAATAATGGTAGTTTCTGAGGTTGCAAGCAGGACGCGACTTCCGGGATTGTTCTCAGCAATGTCTTTGGCTACTCGAAGACCAGCCACTCCACCTGAGCATCCTGAGAAGTAGAGCATGACCCTGCGAGTTTTCGGACTGAGACCCAGCCCTTTTGCAATGTATATATCGCCACCCGGCATCCGGGCTTCACTGGAGGAGACGTAGACTAAGTGGGTTATGTCTGACACTGACCTTCCCCATTTCTTGATGCAAGATTGTGAGGCCTCGATCGCCATTTTCGTTACGGCTGAGTTGCAAATGTCCAGCCTTTGCTTGACGGTTGGAACCCCTTCAGTGGCTAGTTCAGGATACTTTTTAAGGATTTCTTCTGACATTACTACATATCTGGTCTTAACTGTGGTTGTCTTGCCTGTTGAGTCAATGGCAATGTAAACTAGTAAGTATTAATCATCACACAGTAATATTTAACTAGACAAAAAAACACCTACAATAAATCATTGTCAATCTGATGTTACTCAGGAAATCATCTTCTTGGTCTGACTTATAAAATGAATTTGGGATTTGCTAAGGATCACTATTTTTAACGGGGACAGATTCAACAAGGGGCGATGGCAGACGATCATCGCTCCTGTCTAAGATGAAAAAACTAATAATCTTAGGCCTAAACTAGTCCCTGATTTCAAGCCAAAAAAAGAcaagataaaaaagaaaagttACAAAATATGCGAAGAGAGAAAGCTTACAGAGCCGAGTGAGCTTCTGCTTTAGGTCGGGGTCGTCACAGTTGGTGTTTTTGAAATAGCCATCAACCAGAAACTCTTGCATCACCAGCTGGTGAGGAAAGGCTTTTCCAATGGCTAGAATCACCGCTTTTCCATGACCGGAATTCTTCAGGCATTGCTTCATCTCTTCACTTCCCATGACTCTTTCGATCAATGACAACTTCAAAATGCTTACAGAaactttgttttctttcaaagtaGATGGCATATTTTGCTTCTATATATACACTAGTAATGCACAGCTTCTTATGGttgaaaagaaatgaaaaaatagTTTAACCATTGCAGGAACAAAATGATGGAAGAGTGAAACAATTTTTTACATAATCTAAATAGAATTAGTTTAGGGGTGACAAATACATGACCTCTGATAGGTGGAGGTTCGGTATAGAAACCAAgatgcaaaaaaaaattcttttggatttcggttttctacacacccaaacgcagcggaagttttaaaatttttattttattttgacaatcaaaatacatttgattgggcgttcgtatggtttttaataaaaacattcataggatgtttagaaaattatacctttggtgaattaatcacacgactccaactattccagatttagcggagatagctcttgatgaaatccctacgaactttcttcagggcctcctttcttctaatcagggccacgactagatggtttgatcctattctaatttgcactagaaaaagtagaagagattttacgtaggagattgaaatttgagaggcggctcaaactATTCTCCAAGGAGAAGTGGCCGAATTATGGAGTGCTTGGGAGAGGAGACTTCGAAAATCTCTTGTGGTGGTGGCTAGGGTTATGTCATGTTAACTCATATTTATAGTTAACCATGacctaattatcataatataataattggaccctttaattaacattaatgggcttaattaattaattgggttagtcacactaatttaatcaattaatcaaggtccattaacaactttaattatttaatatgttggacttgtactcttataagcccattaaacatattacccatcatatttaatttattaattaataagctcaacctttgagtttaataaattaaatcatttataaattcaatat includes:
- the LOC140984077 gene encoding type III polyketide synthase B-like — translated: MPSTLKENKVSVSILKLSLIERVMGSEEMKQCLKNSGHGKAVILAIGKAFPHQLVMQEFLVDGYFKNTNCDDPDLKQKLTRLCKTTTVKTRYVVMSEEILKKYPELATEGVPTVKQRLDICNSAVTKMAIEASQSCIKKWGRSVSDITHLVYVSSSEARMPGGDIYIAKGLGLSPKTRRVMLYFSGCSGGVAGLRVAKDIAENNPGSRVLLATSETTIIGYKPPSAERPYDLVGVALFGDGAGAMIIGSNPTLNLEKPLFELHTSMQHFLPDTEKVIDGRLTEEGISFKLERELPQIIEDNIQDFCIELMGFAGFSEKDYNKLFWAVHPGGPAILNRLEKKLELFPDKLNSSRRALADYGNASSNTIVYVLEYMLEEAKNVKKEEENGDNKWGLILAFGPGITFEGILTKNLTV